A window from Hoeflea sp. IMCC20628 encodes these proteins:
- a CDS encoding tetratricopeptide repeat protein: MMRLFAAAGTRKTSAARSVLLAATAVITMAVSGCSTTSPIDAISIDKTQGTDENISSLTDVIRRNPRDPEGYNVRGAAYGRSGQYRNALEDFDRAIQLNPSFYQAYANRALIHRSMGSQNDAAKDYNRALQINPRYDVALIGRGNLYRQAGRVNEAMNDYDRAISLQTTDPRAYHNRGLIKQLRNQHPQAIEDFSTSISLAPNSPEPYNGRGISYVALNDDDNAFADFNRAIELDEKIAESWSNQALIYERRGDKKRASRSYARAAQLDPKYRPAIDGLGRVR, from the coding sequence ATGATGCGTTTGTTTGCAGCGGCAGGAACTCGAAAAACAAGCGCAGCTCGGTCTGTTTTGCTGGCAGCAACTGCCGTCATCACCATGGCGGTGTCAGGTTGCTCGACCACATCGCCCATTGATGCCATCTCCATCGACAAGACTCAGGGCACTGACGAGAACATCTCGTCGCTGACTGATGTTATCCGCCGCAATCCGCGGGACCCCGAGGGTTACAATGTGCGTGGCGCGGCCTATGGTCGGTCCGGTCAATACCGCAATGCCCTTGAGGATTTCGACCGAGCCATTCAGCTCAACCCCTCATTTTATCAGGCCTATGCCAACAGAGCCCTGATTCATCGGTCGATGGGCAGCCAGAACGATGCGGCAAAAGACTACAATCGCGCCCTGCAGATCAATCCGCGTTACGACGTCGCCTTGATCGGGCGCGGTAATCTCTATCGCCAGGCTGGGCGAGTGAATGAGGCGATGAATGATTACGATCGTGCCATAAGTCTTCAGACCACCGATCCGCGAGCCTACCACAATCGCGGCCTGATCAAGCAGCTGCGCAATCAGCACCCGCAGGCAATCGAAGACTTTTCGACGTCCATCTCCTTGGCGCCCAACTCACCTGAGCCCTACAATGGCCGCGGCATTTCCTATGTCGCACTCAACGATGATGACAACGCCTTTGCCGATTTCAATCGCGCAATCGAGCTCGATGAGAAGATCGCCGAATCCTGGTCCAATCAGGCCTTGATCTATGAGCGCCGCGGCGACAAGAAGCGTGCGTCCCGGTCTTATGCCCGGGCTGCCCAGCTTGATCCAAAATATCGTCCGGCGATCGACGGTCTGGGTCGGGTGCGCTGA
- a CDS encoding DUF992 domain-containing protein, whose product MIKTTKISAAAAVIATLGLSAATIPAHADSVELGLLECVVEGGTGFIFGSSKDLSCEYTPANADSPKEAYFGVINKFGVDIGVTGASVIEWVVLAPTTDYEYQPGSLSGDYRGVSAEATAAAGAGVNILVGGSDETFSLQPVSVQAQEGLNVAVGIAEIQLRSAAD is encoded by the coding sequence ATGATCAAGACCACCAAAATATCCGCCGCAGCGGCAGTTATCGCCACCCTCGGATTGAGCGCGGCGACGATCCCTGCCCATGCGGACAGTGTAGAACTGGGGCTTCTGGAATGCGTCGTTGAAGGCGGAACCGGCTTTATCTTCGGTTCGTCCAAGGATTTGTCCTGTGAATACACCCCGGCAAACGCCGATTCTCCCAAGGAAGCCTATTTCGGCGTCATCAACAAATTCGGCGTCGACATTGGAGTCACTGGCGCGTCCGTGATCGAATGGGTCGTTCTCGCCCCGACCACTGATTATGAATATCAGCCGGGCTCGCTTTCAGGTGATTATCGCGGTGTGTCGGCTGAAGCAACGGCAGCAGCAGGCGCAGGCGTCAATATCCTGGTTGGCGGTTCTGACGAGACTTTCTCGCTCCAGCCTGTCAGCGTTCAGGCCCAGGAAGGCCTCAATGTCGCTGTCGGCATTGCCGAAATCCAGCTGCGCTCAGCAGCTGACTAA
- the rpsU gene encoding 30S ribosomal protein S21 codes for MQVLVRDNNVDQALRALKKKMQREGIFREMKMRDFYEKPSQKRAREKAEAVRRVRKLARKRAQREGLIGGGRPAAPTR; via the coding sequence GTGCAGGTACTTGTCCGCGATAACAATGTCGATCAGGCGCTCCGCGCTCTTAAAAAGAAAATGCAACGCGAAGGCATTTTCCGTGAAATGAAGATGCGTGATTTTTACGAGAAGCCATCGCAGAAGCGTGCGCGCGAGAAGGCAGAAGCCGTCCGCCGTGTTCGCAAGCTGGCTCGCAAGCGCGCCCAGCGTGAAGGTCTTATCGGCGGTGGCCGTCCGGCCGCACCAACTCGCTGA